A genomic region of Arvicola amphibius chromosome X, mArvAmp1.2, whole genome shotgun sequence contains the following coding sequences:
- the Rbmx2 gene encoding RNA-binding motif protein, X-linked 2 isoform X2, whose translation MRRSYLHPEADGLGEEREGTNMNPLTKIKLINELNEREVQLGVAEKVSWHSEYKDSAWIFLGGLPYELTEGDIICVFSQYGEIVNINLVRDKKTGKSKGFCFLCYEDQRSTVLAVDNFNGIKIKGRTIRVDHVSNYRVPEESEDVDDVTRELHEKGCGANTPSSSSPEVSEDEDVKPSKKHKKDNKEKKQKKKEKEKTEHRELAEPPSRSLSSSSKTAKEKDDHGPKKHNSKNSEKAQKSESREGKKNQPDSPDVRSSFHGRAEDPEWEPKKEKPKHEQKSSSRREGEEKSRDKDKGRSSGVAYSSRHGSLSPRVSWGIHQRRLPRRED comes from the exons ATGCGCCGTTCTTATCTTCATCCGGAAGCTGATGGCTTGGGCGAGGAGCGCGAAGGCACGAACATGAA CCCTTTAACCAAGATTAAGCTGATCAACGAACTGAACGAGCGAGAGGTTCAGCTCGGGGTTGCAGAAAAGGTGTCCTGGCACTCGGAATACAAGGACAGCGCCTGGATTTTTCTTG gaggGCTTCCTTATGAACTGACAGAAGGAGACATCATCTGTGTGTTCTCACA ATATGGGGAGATTGTCAACATTAATCTTGTGAGAGACAAGAAGACTGGGAAATCCAAAGGATTCTGTTTCCTGTGTTATGAAGATCAGAGGAGCACAGTTCTGGCTGTTGACAATTTTAATGGAATTAAG ATCAAAGGAAGGACTATCCGTGTGGACCATGTGTCAAACTACCGGGTTCCTGAGGAATCAGAAGATGTGGATGATGTGACCAGAGAGCTGCATGAGAAAGGCTGTGGGGCTAATACACCTTCGTCAAGTTCTCCTGAGGTCTCTGAAGATGAAGATGTCAAACCCTcaaaaaagcacaaaaaag acaataaagagaaaaagcaaaaaaagaaagaaaaagagaagactgaacacagagaactAGCAGAACCGCCGTCCCGCTCTTTGTCCTCCAGCAGCAagacagcaaaggaaaaggaTGACCATGGCCCGAAGAAGCACAACAGCAAGAACTCAGAGAAAGCCCAGAAGTCTGAAtccagagagggaaagaaaaaccaaccagACTCCCCTGATGTCAGGAGTTCCTTCCATGGTAGAGCAGAGGATCCTGAGTGGgagccaaagaaagagaaacccaAGCATGAGCAGAAGTCTTcgagcaggagggaaggagaagaaaagagcagAGATAAGGATAAAGGGAGGAGCTCAGGTGTTGCTTATTCCAGCAGGCATG GTTCCCTGAGCCCTAGGGTGTCAtggggtatccaccagagaagactgccaAGAAGAGAAGACTGA
- the Rbmx2 gene encoding RNA-binding motif protein, X-linked 2 isoform X1 — MRRSYLHPEADGLGEEREGTNMNPLTKIKLINELNEREVQLGVAEKVSWHSEYKDSAWIFLGGLPYELTEGDIICVFSQYGEIVNINLVRDKKTGKSKGFCFLCYEDQRSTVLAVDNFNGIKIKGRTIRVDHVSNYRVPEESEDVDDVTRELHEKGCGANTPSSSSPEVSEDEDVKPSKKHKKDNKEKKQKKKEKEKTEHRELAEPPSRSLSSSSKTAKEKDDHGPKKHNSKNSEKAQKSESREGKKNQPDSPDVRSSFHGRAEDPEWEPKKEKPKHEQKSSSRREGEEKSRDKDKGRSSGVAYSSRHGGHSEVRSHRSRSRSPDKSHRHKKHRHSREREPFHASDRRHY, encoded by the exons ATGCGCCGTTCTTATCTTCATCCGGAAGCTGATGGCTTGGGCGAGGAGCGCGAAGGCACGAACATGAA CCCTTTAACCAAGATTAAGCTGATCAACGAACTGAACGAGCGAGAGGTTCAGCTCGGGGTTGCAGAAAAGGTGTCCTGGCACTCGGAATACAAGGACAGCGCCTGGATTTTTCTTG gaggGCTTCCTTATGAACTGACAGAAGGAGACATCATCTGTGTGTTCTCACA ATATGGGGAGATTGTCAACATTAATCTTGTGAGAGACAAGAAGACTGGGAAATCCAAAGGATTCTGTTTCCTGTGTTATGAAGATCAGAGGAGCACAGTTCTGGCTGTTGACAATTTTAATGGAATTAAG ATCAAAGGAAGGACTATCCGTGTGGACCATGTGTCAAACTACCGGGTTCCTGAGGAATCAGAAGATGTGGATGATGTGACCAGAGAGCTGCATGAGAAAGGCTGTGGGGCTAATACACCTTCGTCAAGTTCTCCTGAGGTCTCTGAAGATGAAGATGTCAAACCCTcaaaaaagcacaaaaaag acaataaagagaaaaagcaaaaaaagaaagaaaaagagaagactgaacacagagaactAGCAGAACCGCCGTCCCGCTCTTTGTCCTCCAGCAGCAagacagcaaaggaaaaggaTGACCATGGCCCGAAGAAGCACAACAGCAAGAACTCAGAGAAAGCCCAGAAGTCTGAAtccagagagggaaagaaaaaccaaccagACTCCCCTGATGTCAGGAGTTCCTTCCATGGTAGAGCAGAGGATCCTGAGTGGgagccaaagaaagagaaacccaAGCATGAGCAGAAGTCTTcgagcaggagggaaggagaagaaaagagcagAGATAAGGATAAAGGGAGGAGCTCAGGTGTTGCTTATTCCAGCAGGCATGGTGGGCATTCTGAAGTGCGGAGTCATAGAAGCAGAAGTAGGAGTCCCGATAAGTCCCATAGGCATAAAAAGCATAGACACTCCCGGGAGCGGGAGCCCTTCCATGCCAGTGACCGTAGACATTACTGA